The Arachis hypogaea cultivar Tifrunner chromosome 16, arahy.Tifrunner.gnm2.J5K5, whole genome shotgun sequence genome contains a region encoding:
- the LOC112754966 gene encoding uncharacterized protein isoform X1, producing the protein MCEAETKMAMPLSNTPSKPTTRPQFVPYTPENPSRPTQEQGSRTRDYSTCFNCGKKGHWYRQCPLALHSNGSSPIPDKIYCRCGYGFCLVKTSKSTKNFGKMFYVCPIKEGKQCKGFIGFCNEPPRDEEYFDPPPYKYPVCECGAGVCAKERDPNADRKFRFICPVQPGHGNCGFIVTEDELRGKQRIRGLSGSGELLVDYPESMTAMDISEAPSLNAIPEVPLGDDTSPKATPPRQVGLNKFEVIDDDLDAEDVNWDDFDKEAESFRSRFATGLTCPQNLFGNNSFNDAIGDNAPPTGTFTSYDEISDSEHPTAGDSPPECNQSTITSLNEDAQLSSRGSDTTVLGQISGDDVMQTEVPGGVSAMLTVTQGTKRKLMSEAERRKKMVSYMLREFLTELEDLDIHDHDSIRVAVDGCFKILQELVLSADYKLFSDHVCDYINNVSAIAEIDKSMENRLTLDESNRIIEEEKTKLAQIQEETVETEAMLKACNWKGKMLREEVLRMKAELHEKQNQLKSCELESATIESRLGDLKRRRLEADTKLKGRAEEAESARRLNEERQLKQMAAMAALEKLKHQLQN; encoded by the exons atgtgtgAAGCAGAAACTAAAATGGCCATGCCTCTCTCTAACACACCATCAAAACCCACAACCCGACCTCAATTTGTTCCATATACTCCTGAAAACCCATCTCGACCCACCCAAGAACAGGGTTCAAGAACACGAGATTACTCAACGTGCTTCAACTGTGGCAAGAAAGGTCACTGGTACAGACAATGTCCTCTTGCTCTTCACAGTAACGGTTCCTCTCCGATCCCCGATAAGATATATTGCCGCTGTGGGTACGGATTCTGCTTGGTGAAGACTTCAAAGTCTACTAAGAACTTCGGAAAGATGTTCTATGTTTGCCCAATCAAAGAG GGGAAACAGTGTAAAGGGTTTATTGGATTCTGTAATGAACCACCTAGGGATGAAGAATACTTTGATCCTCCGCCGTATAAGTACCCTGTTTGTGAGTGCGGTGCAGGGGTTTGTGCAAAAGAGAGGGACCCCAATGCTGATAGAAAGTTCCGTTTTATTTGTCCTGTTCAACCG GGACATGGAAACTGTGGATTCATTGTGACAGAGGATGAACTGCGTGGTAAGCAGCGAATTAGGGGCTTGAGTGGGAGTGGTGAATTACTTGTCGATTATCCAGAAAGCATGACAGCCATGGACATTTCCGAGGCTCCCTCCTTGAACGCCATACCTGAGGTTCCACTGGGTGACGATAcatcaccaaaggcaacgcctcCAAGACAAGTTGGTTTAAACAAATTTGAGGTTATTGATGATGATCTTGATGCAGAAGATGTGAACTGGGATGACTTTGACAAGGAAGCGGAGTCATTCCGGTCAAGATTTGCAACAGGGCTAACTTGCCCACAAAATCTTTTCGGCAACAACAGTTTCAATGATGCTATTGGTGATAATGCACCACCAACAG GCACTTTCACATCCTATGATGAGATCTCTGATTCTGAACACCCAACTGCCGGCGATAGTCCTCCTGAATGCAATCAGTCTACCATCACTAGCCTTAATGAAGATGCACAACTTTCTTCAAGAGGTAGCGATACTACGGTTTTGGGTCAGATTTCCGGAGATGATGTTATGCAAACTGAGGTTCCTGGAGGTGTTAGTGCTATGCTAACAGTGACACAAGGCACCAAACGGAAGCTAATGTCGGAGGccgaaagaagaaagaaaatggtgTCATATATGCTTCGTGAGTTTCTCACAGAACTCGAGGACCTGGATATTCATGATCATGACTCTATTAGAGTAGCGGTGGATGGCTGTTTTAAGATATTGCAGGAGCTTGTTCTTTCTGCTGACTATAAGCTCTTTTCTGACCATGTTTGTGACTACATCAATAATGTTTCAGCCATAGCAGAAATCGACAAGTCCATGGAGAATCGCCTCACTCTGGACGAATCCAATCGAATTATCGAAGAGGAGAAAACGAAGCTTGCACAGATCCAGGAAGAAACTGTGGAGACCGAGGCAATGCTCAAAGCATGTAACTGGAAAGGGAAAATGCTTCGCGAAGAAGTCTTGCGTATGAAGGCCGAGCTCCACGAGAAGCAGAACCAACTGAAATCTTGTGAGCTGGAGAGCGCGACGATCGAGTCTCGTCTTGGTGACTTAAAGAGAAGGAGGCTGGAAGCTGACACAAAATTGAAGGGCAGAGCTGAGGAAGCTGAATCCGCAAGGAGACTGAATGAGGAGAGACAACTGAAGCAAATGGCAGCTATGGCAGCTCTGGAGAAGCTCAAGCATCAATTACAAAACTGA
- the LOC112754966 gene encoding uncharacterized protein isoform X2, with translation MCEAETKMAMPLSNTPSKPTTRPQFVPYTPENPSRPTQEQGSRTRDYSTCFNCGKKGHWYRQCPLALHSNGSSPIPDKIYCRCGYGFCLVKTSKSTKNFGKMFYVCPIKEGHGNCGFIVTEDELRGKQRIRGLSGSGELLVDYPESMTAMDISEAPSLNAIPEVPLGDDTSPKATPPRQVGLNKFEVIDDDLDAEDVNWDDFDKEAESFRSRFATGLTCPQNLFGNNSFNDAIGDNAPPTGTFTSYDEISDSEHPTAGDSPPECNQSTITSLNEDAQLSSRGSDTTVLGQISGDDVMQTEVPGGVSAMLTVTQGTKRKLMSEAERRKKMVSYMLREFLTELEDLDIHDHDSIRVAVDGCFKILQELVLSADYKLFSDHVCDYINNVSAIAEIDKSMENRLTLDESNRIIEEEKTKLAQIQEETVETEAMLKACNWKGKMLREEVLRMKAELHEKQNQLKSCELESATIESRLGDLKRRRLEADTKLKGRAEEAESARRLNEERQLKQMAAMAALEKLKHQLQN, from the exons atgtgtgAAGCAGAAACTAAAATGGCCATGCCTCTCTCTAACACACCATCAAAACCCACAACCCGACCTCAATTTGTTCCATATACTCCTGAAAACCCATCTCGACCCACCCAAGAACAGGGTTCAAGAACACGAGATTACTCAACGTGCTTCAACTGTGGCAAGAAAGGTCACTGGTACAGACAATGTCCTCTTGCTCTTCACAGTAACGGTTCCTCTCCGATCCCCGATAAGATATATTGCCGCTGTGGGTACGGATTCTGCTTGGTGAAGACTTCAAAGTCTACTAAGAACTTCGGAAAGATGTTCTATGTTTGCCCAATCAAAGAG GGACATGGAAACTGTGGATTCATTGTGACAGAGGATGAACTGCGTGGTAAGCAGCGAATTAGGGGCTTGAGTGGGAGTGGTGAATTACTTGTCGATTATCCAGAAAGCATGACAGCCATGGACATTTCCGAGGCTCCCTCCTTGAACGCCATACCTGAGGTTCCACTGGGTGACGATAcatcaccaaaggcaacgcctcCAAGACAAGTTGGTTTAAACAAATTTGAGGTTATTGATGATGATCTTGATGCAGAAGATGTGAACTGGGATGACTTTGACAAGGAAGCGGAGTCATTCCGGTCAAGATTTGCAACAGGGCTAACTTGCCCACAAAATCTTTTCGGCAACAACAGTTTCAATGATGCTATTGGTGATAATGCACCACCAACAG GCACTTTCACATCCTATGATGAGATCTCTGATTCTGAACACCCAACTGCCGGCGATAGTCCTCCTGAATGCAATCAGTCTACCATCACTAGCCTTAATGAAGATGCACAACTTTCTTCAAGAGGTAGCGATACTACGGTTTTGGGTCAGATTTCCGGAGATGATGTTATGCAAACTGAGGTTCCTGGAGGTGTTAGTGCTATGCTAACAGTGACACAAGGCACCAAACGGAAGCTAATGTCGGAGGccgaaagaagaaagaaaatggtgTCATATATGCTTCGTGAGTTTCTCACAGAACTCGAGGACCTGGATATTCATGATCATGACTCTATTAGAGTAGCGGTGGATGGCTGTTTTAAGATATTGCAGGAGCTTGTTCTTTCTGCTGACTATAAGCTCTTTTCTGACCATGTTTGTGACTACATCAATAATGTTTCAGCCATAGCAGAAATCGACAAGTCCATGGAGAATCGCCTCACTCTGGACGAATCCAATCGAATTATCGAAGAGGAGAAAACGAAGCTTGCACAGATCCAGGAAGAAACTGTGGAGACCGAGGCAATGCTCAAAGCATGTAACTGGAAAGGGAAAATGCTTCGCGAAGAAGTCTTGCGTATGAAGGCCGAGCTCCACGAGAAGCAGAACCAACTGAAATCTTGTGAGCTGGAGAGCGCGACGATCGAGTCTCGTCTTGGTGACTTAAAGAGAAGGAGGCTGGAAGCTGACACAAAATTGAAGGGCAGAGCTGAGGAAGCTGAATCCGCAAGGAGACTGAATGAGGAGAGACAACTGAAGCAAATGGCAGCTATGGCAGCTCTGGAGAAGCTCAAGCATCAATTACAAAACTGA